A part of Rattus rattus isolate New Zealand chromosome 6, Rrattus_CSIRO_v1, whole genome shotgun sequence genomic DNA contains:
- the Pon1 gene encoding serum paraoxonase/arylesterase 1 isoform X1, with product MAKLLGLTLVGLVLALYKNHQSSYQTRLNAFREVTPVDLPNCTLVKGIEAGAEDLEILPNGLTFFSTGLKYPGIKSFDPSKPGKILLMDLNEKEPAVSELAVMGNTLDMSLFNPHGISTFIDEDNAVYLLVVNHPDYSSTVEVFKFQEEERSLLHLKTITHELLPSINDIVAVGPESFYATNDHYFADPYLRSWEMYLGLSWSNVVYYSPDKVQVVADGFDLANGIGISLDGKYVYIAEFLARKIHVYEKHANWTLTPLKVLSFDTLVDNISVDPVTGDLWVGCHPNGMRILFYDSETPPGSEVLRIQNILSEDPKVTVVYAENGTVLQGTSVASVYKGKLLIGTVFHRALRCDL from the exons aACAAGATTAAATGCTTTCCGTGAAGTAACACCGGTAGATCTTCCTAACTGTACCTTAGTTAAAGGAATCG AAGCGGGTGCTGAAGACTTAGAGATTCTGCCTAATGGACTAACTTTCTTTAGCACA GGGTTAAAGTATCCTGGAATAAAAAGTTTCGATCCCAGTAAGCCTGGAAAAATACTTCTGATGGACttgaatgagaaggagccagcagTGTCGGAGTTAGCAGTTATGGGAAATACGTTGGATATGTCTTTATTTAACCCTCATGGGATTAGCACATTCATAGATGAAG aTAATGCTGTGTACCTACTGGTGGTAAACCACCCAGACTACTCGTCCACCGTGGAGGTGTTTAAATTTCAAGAAGAGGAAAGATCACTTTTGCATCTGAAAACCATCACCCATGAACTTCTGCCTAG cATCAACGATATAGTTGCTGTTGGACCTGAGAGCTTCTATGCCACAAATGATCACTATTTTGCTGACCCATACTTACGGTCCTGGGAAATGTACTTGGGCCTGTCATGGTCCAATGTCGTATACTACAGTCCAGATAAAGTCCAAGTGGTAGCAGATGGATTTGATTTAGCTAACGGCATTGGCATTTCCCTTGATGGCAA GTATGTCTATATCGCTGAATTTCTGGCTCGCAAGATTCACGTGTATGAAAAGCATGCTAATTGGACTTTAACGCCATTGAAG GTCCTCAGCTTTGACACCCTTGTGGATAACATCTCTGTGGACCCTGTGACAGGGGACCTCTGGGTTGGATGCCATCCCAATGGGATGAGGATTTTATTCTATGACTCGGAGACTCCTCCCGGCTCAGAG GTGCTTCGGATCCAGAACATTTTATCAGAAGACCCCAAAGTAACTGTAGTTTATGCAGAGAATGGCACGGTGTTGCAAGGTACGTCAGTTGCCTCTGTGTACAAAGGAAAACTGCTGATTGGCACGGTGTTCCACAGAGCTCTTCGTTGTGACCTGTGA
- the Pon1 gene encoding serum paraoxonase/arylesterase 1 isoform X2 has protein sequence MAKLLGLTLVGLVLALYKNHQSSYQTRLNAFREVTPVDLPNCTLVKGIAGAEDLEILPNGLTFFSTGLKYPGIKSFDPSKPGKILLMDLNEKEPAVSELAVMGNTLDMSLFNPHGISTFIDEDNAVYLLVVNHPDYSSTVEVFKFQEEERSLLHLKTITHELLPSINDIVAVGPESFYATNDHYFADPYLRSWEMYLGLSWSNVVYYSPDKVQVVADGFDLANGIGISLDGKYVYIAEFLARKIHVYEKHANWTLTPLKVLSFDTLVDNISVDPVTGDLWVGCHPNGMRILFYDSETPPGSEVLRIQNILSEDPKVTVVYAENGTVLQGTSVASVYKGKLLIGTVFHRALRCDL, from the exons aACAAGATTAAATGCTTTCCGTGAAGTAACACCGGTAGATCTTCCTAACTGTACCTTAGTTAAAGGAATCG CGGGTGCTGAAGACTTAGAGATTCTGCCTAATGGACTAACTTTCTTTAGCACA GGGTTAAAGTATCCTGGAATAAAAAGTTTCGATCCCAGTAAGCCTGGAAAAATACTTCTGATGGACttgaatgagaaggagccagcagTGTCGGAGTTAGCAGTTATGGGAAATACGTTGGATATGTCTTTATTTAACCCTCATGGGATTAGCACATTCATAGATGAAG aTAATGCTGTGTACCTACTGGTGGTAAACCACCCAGACTACTCGTCCACCGTGGAGGTGTTTAAATTTCAAGAAGAGGAAAGATCACTTTTGCATCTGAAAACCATCACCCATGAACTTCTGCCTAG cATCAACGATATAGTTGCTGTTGGACCTGAGAGCTTCTATGCCACAAATGATCACTATTTTGCTGACCCATACTTACGGTCCTGGGAAATGTACTTGGGCCTGTCATGGTCCAATGTCGTATACTACAGTCCAGATAAAGTCCAAGTGGTAGCAGATGGATTTGATTTAGCTAACGGCATTGGCATTTCCCTTGATGGCAA GTATGTCTATATCGCTGAATTTCTGGCTCGCAAGATTCACGTGTATGAAAAGCATGCTAATTGGACTTTAACGCCATTGAAG GTCCTCAGCTTTGACACCCTTGTGGATAACATCTCTGTGGACCCTGTGACAGGGGACCTCTGGGTTGGATGCCATCCCAATGGGATGAGGATTTTATTCTATGACTCGGAGACTCCTCCCGGCTCAGAG GTGCTTCGGATCCAGAACATTTTATCAGAAGACCCCAAAGTAACTGTAGTTTATGCAGAGAATGGCACGGTGTTGCAAGGTACGTCAGTTGCCTCTGTGTACAAAGGAAAACTGCTGATTGGCACGGTGTTCCACAGAGCTCTTCGTTGTGACCTGTGA